One genomic window of Deinococcus sp. QL22 includes the following:
- a CDS encoding TetR/AcrR family transcriptional regulator, whose amino-acid sequence MSDLIPPPLPQTDLRIRRTRRLLTQALIDLSHEQPLESITVRDLTGRAEVGYATFFRHYTSIEELLRGAVDDLRSDLFTLLPPLAGQVPEQAGALVFQHVRDHPGLYRLLLSADRSLGLLDQIVEIGVQGLLQTYEARPAAQVPVDIVAYHFIRSFLSLIEWWLGHGMPYGPERMGEIYRDLILRPTEAVALQPRRGEAVPTVVLP is encoded by the coding sequence ATGTCAGACTTGATCCCGCCTCCCCTTCCCCAGACTGATCTGCGGATCCGGCGAACTCGCCGTCTGCTGACCCAGGCCCTGATTGATCTGAGTCACGAGCAGCCGCTTGAATCCATCACGGTGCGCGACCTGACCGGACGTGCCGAGGTGGGCTATGCCACCTTCTTCCGGCATTACACCAGCATTGAAGAGTTGCTCCGGGGTGCTGTCGACGATTTACGCAGCGATCTGTTCACGTTGCTGCCTCCACTGGCTGGTCAGGTGCCCGAACAGGCCGGTGCGCTGGTCTTCCAGCACGTCCGGGATCATCCTGGGCTCTACCGACTGTTGCTGAGTGCCGATCGTTCGCTGGGGCTTCTCGATCAGATTGTCGAGATCGGTGTGCAGGGTCTGCTCCAGACCTACGAGGCCCGGCCAGCGGCCCAAGTGCCCGTGGACATCGTGGCCTACCACTTCATCCGCTCGTTCTTGAGCCTGATTGAGTGGTGGCTGGGTCACGGCATGCCGTATGGGCCGGAGCGCATGGGGGAGATCTACCGCGACTTGATTCTGCGACCGACCGAGGCCGTTGCGCTGCAGCCCCGCAGGGGAGAGGCTGTCCCAACGGTTGTGTTGCCTTAA